The genomic DNA AGCCGTTGGCAATATCATTTGTAGCAGTAATGGTAAATGTTGTCTTGAATTATATGCTTATAAACGGGAAAATGGGATTTCCGGTTCTGGGAGTAAACGGTTCGGCATATGCCACTCTTATTGCGAGAATACTTGAAATATGTATGTATATTATATTAATATATAAAAAAGGATATTATCTGAAAGGAAAACTGAAAACTTATTTCGGACTGTCAAAAGAGATAGTAATGTCAATGGTAAGAATATCAACTCCTGTTCTGCTTACTGAAATTATATGGGTATGCGGTACTGCAGCACTGACTATAGCATATGCAAAAGCCGGTACGGAGCAGGTAGCCAGCGTTCAGATAGGGGAGCTGCTGCTGAATTTTTCCACTATAGTTTTTATGGGAATAGCTAATGCTTCCAGTGTAATTATAGGGCAGGCTATAGGAGCCGGTAATCTTCCGAGGGCGATGGAAATGTCAAGGAAAATAATGAGAATTGCATTTGTATTTTCTATAATATGTGCTTGTTTTCTGGAGGTAATAGCAAAACCGGGTCTTGTATTTTATACACTGAAGCCTGAAGTACTGCAAATGACTGTGCGTGTAATAAGGGTTCTCGGAGTAGCAGTATTTTTCAAAATGCTTAACTGGACAATATTAATAGGAATATTAAGAGCAGGGGGAGATACAAAAGTAGCCTTTATTCTGGATACGGTATTTTTATTATTTTATGCTGTCCCTGTGGCATTTTTAGGAACAGTGGTATTGAAGCTTCCTGTATATCAGGTGGTAGCTCTTGCCAATATCGAGGAAATTATAAAATTTGTATTTGCTTTCTGGAGATATAAATCAAGAAAATGGATACATGATCTGACAAATATAGTAAAGCATTAGAAGAAAAACAGAAATCGGAAAGAGGCAGAAAATGTCAAATGAAGAATTAAAAGAGTTATTTAAGTTTATTCTGCATTCTGAAAGCTGTGAGGATATAACCGGAAAGATAAGCGGCATCAGGGATACCTATGTTTTGCATACTCTTGCGTATAATATGAATTATCATAAAATATATTATTATAAATCCGGGAATTTTTGCATAGAGAATGCTGTTATTAATAATCCTGACTGTGATTTAGGAACTGCAATGCTTTTGTTTTACTTTTGGAACGGCTTTGATTATCTGCTTGAAAGTAATATCAGATATAATAAAATAGTTTCGTTAATTAACAGGGTAACAGTTAGTAAAGAAACGCAATTTTTGAAAAAAGTTTATGAAAAGATTTTAAACAGGGGTTTTAAAACAGGTATTGCATATAAACCCAAGATAGGGAAAATTGAATTATCAATTTTTGAAAAGAGAAATTTTGTACCTCCGAAAGTATTTCTGGAAGAAACTCCGGGAATTGAGTATGAGGCTCTGAAAATATGGTATAAATAAAAAAACAGAAATAACCGGAAAGGATGGTGTCTTATGGATATAATATACACATGTCCTCTGGAGCTTACACAAAAAGTAATATCAAAAAAATGGACTGCCATATTATTATGGCGTTTAAGAATGGGAAAACAAAGAGTAAAAGATTTTAAAAATGATATAAAAGGGTGTAATGAAAAAATGCTTATACAGCATTTGAATTCTCTGCTGAAGGATGGATTTATCGGAAAGCTGGAATATGATGTATATCCCAAAAAAACAGAATATTATCTGACTGAAAAGGGAGAGGCTCTGCTGCCTGTTTTGAAGCTTATGCAGGAGTATGGAAGGGAGTATCTTATATAACTAACAAAAAAGTGTGTTATTCACTTTAGGATTTTGATGTGGTATATTTAATTACTGCGCAGGAATAAAAATCATTAAAGGAGAATGGTACATATGAAAAAAAGTGTGATTTTGATATGCCTGATATTTTCAGCTGTTATTTTTGGAAAAGGAAATTTTATTTTAAAAAGTGAAGGTATAGTAAATAATATTATAGAAGAAAAATATGGTGGAAAGGGTGCGGATACTATAAAAGGCGTGGGAAGCAGGTCACTTCCTCTGGAATGGTCAAATCCGCCTAAAGGAACAAAAAGCTTTGTTATAATAATGGAAGATCATGACGCTATACCGGTAACGGGATTTACGTGGATACACTGGAGTGTGGCTGATATAGAGCCGGAAAAGAGAAAGCTAAATGAAAACGAAAGCAGAAGCAATCCCGCTCTTATACAGGGATTAAACAGCTGGAACAGTTCTATAGGAGGTTTTACTTCTGAAGAGGCATCGTTTTACGGCGGGCCTATGCCGCCGGACAAAGATCATAAATACAGATTTACTATCTATGCACTGGATAAAAAGCTTGATTTGAAAAACGGTTATTATCTGAATGAGCTTTATGAAAAAATGGACGGGCATGTGTTGGACAAAAGTGTTTTGGAAGGAATTTACAAAAAATAAAATATAATATAAAAAAAGCAGAACCGGAGAAATAAACACAAAAACTGTGTAATTTCTCATGGTTCTGTTTTAATAACTGTTAAAATTGACTTCATTTATTTTCTTTTTCTGAAATAATGCAAGATTTTCAGCTTTTTTTATCAGTTTTTTCTTTTCTGAAGCATTAACTTTTTCAAACATAAAAAAGTTAAAATTTATATTTTTTCCTTTCGTTTCATAACGCCATGTTCCTGAAAGCCTGTTTCCGAGAAGAAAAACTGCTTCTATTATAGCAGAGGTACGCCATACTTCTTTTTCCTGTGCAGGTGATGCAATCCAGTCCTTGTGTTTATAACATACAAACAAAGGATCAAATTTTCCAAGAAGAAGAGCTTCCTTATTGTCATTGAATCTGTTGTCATTTTTTAGGGCAAGCAAATCTTCATCATTTTTTGGAAGATAGTATTTTTTGTTATCAAATGAAAATTCTTCAAGGGAATTCTTTATTTCATTAAATTTTCCCTCAACAAAAGATTTTTTTAATCCGCTCCAGTGGCAAAAATCTGCAAGAGTAGCTGGAGAATAATATGTGAAATAACGCAGCATGATATTTTTCAGGGTTTCTGCATGTCTATCACTGGTGAAGTTCCATTTTTTCTTATTTAGATTGGTATAGTGGACAAAGCTTTTTGTATGGGGCATTTCGGGAAGACCAAATAAGATTCTTGATAAAGTTGACTGTAAAATGAGAGAATACATCAGTCCGTTAGTATCGAAAGAAAAACCGCCGCTGTTTTTTTCTGTAATTTCTAAAATATCTTTTTTGGAAAGAATTTTTTTCTTTTGTCCCTCTTTGTCCAGAAGAGCAAGAAGACGGTCAAATTCTTCGGGGTTTTCGTTTCTGCATTTATTTACTACGGGAATGCTGCCGAAAAAAACATCGGATATATTTTCCCAGTCTTCAATGCCGTACATATGTACAGTAGTCCTCTGACCCCATGTTTTTACTATTTTATGTGAGGAATAGAGATCGATAAGGTCAGCAGGGTCAAGAGCCGGTTTCGTTCTGTTGAAAATGGAAATTTCACCGAACTGCTGATGCTGTGACTGTATCCCGATAAGATTATGAATACAGGACTGAACAGAATCAAAAGGTCTTAAAAGTCCGTTTTTCAAAAGACGGAGATAAATTATTTTTTCTTTTGTCACAGATTTTTCGCTCCTTTCATTTTTGGTATCGGGGGCTTAACAATATCATAGATTTTCTAAGGCAATAATAACACACAAAAAATAAAAAGACAATTGCAAAATAAAAATCCATACTAAGGAATAGGCGACTATTTCGAAATATGGATTTTTATATTTATTTGTAAACTATAAATTTCCCGTCTGAAATTTTGATATCTTCCACAAAGGAAAAATCATTCAGATCAAGAATAGGCTCTTTTTCCAGCCCTTTGAACGAAGCACCTAATGCTGTTCTTATAATAGGGTGCTTCTGCATGTCAATATCTTTGCCGTCCTTGGTAACGCTTACCAGTTCAAACTTATCAAGATAGAGCTTAGAATCAACCGAATCATATTTTACATGTGTCTGGAATGTCATGGTACCGCTGATGCTGTCTCCGACAGCCTGGTTTTTATATTTTGCTTCTATAATCAACGTGTCACCTATTAATGTAGTCTTTGGGTGACTTAACTTTATTTTGCCCACAGCATAACTTTTTTCAATAGGAAATTTCTTATTTACCGACATTTGAATAAGAAAGTTCGGAATTCCTACCTCTGGTTGTATATATAGATACAGTCCGTATCCAAATATAAGAAAAAGAGCTAAAAATAAAAAATTTAAAACTTTTTTCATCAATTCACCTCAACTTACTAAATTTACAAGCTAATTATAGCACCTGAATCTTTAAAATGTCTTAGAAAATGCAATGTTTTATAAAAAAACTTGAGTGAGTATATAATATTTGTTAAAATATAAGAAAAACATAAAGAGAGGCACTAAATGAGAGAATTAATAATTATAACTGGAATGAGCGGTGCCGGTAAATCCGTAACGCTGAAATTTTTTGAAGACAGAGAATATTTCTGTATAGATAATTTTCCTATACAGTTATTTCAATATATAGGACAAATATTTCTTGCAAAGGGAAAACGGGATAAAATAGCTGTGAGTATAGATATAAGAGATATGGAGATAATAAGTAAATTCGAGGAGCAGCTGGATATTCTGGATGATGAAAAGATAAAATACAGCGTAATCTACCTTGATGCCAAAAACGATATTCTCTTAAACAGATATGAGCTGAGCAGAAGGAAGCATCCTTTGAAGGTTTATGATACTCTTTTGAGTAATATAAAAAAAGAGAGACATCTTATAGAAAAATTAAAGCCAAAAGCCAATATAGTAATAGATACAAGCACGATTTCCACAAAGGAGCTGTATGAGATACTGGAAAGGGAATATACAAGGGATATTTCAAAGCTGAACATAAATCTTACGTCTTTTGGTTTTAAATACGGGATTCCTTTAGATCTGGATCTTATGTTTGATCTGAGGTTTCTGCC from Sebaldella termitidis ATCC 33386 includes the following:
- a CDS encoding MATE family efflux transporter, translated to MKSENFYRVFIKLALPLICQQFLNVALNLADNLMIGRLGETAIASVGFANKYYMVFNITLFGAFSGCSIFMAQFYGKKDYAILRKIFAVMIMLAVFFFSIFSFLGYFFPEFVIRIFSDDPEVIRIGSEYLKIISLSYPMTAISMAVIMSIRSMGKTIQPLAISFVAVMVNVVLNYMLINGKMGFPVLGVNGSAYATLIARILEICMYIILIYKKGYYLKGKLKTYFGLSKEIVMSMVRISTPVLLTEIIWVCGTAALTIAYAKAGTEQVASVQIGELLLNFSTIVFMGIANASSVIIGQAIGAGNLPRAMEMSRKIMRIAFVFSIICACFLEVIAKPGLVFYTLKPEVLQMTVRVIRVLGVAVFFKMLNWTILIGILRAGGDTKVAFILDTVFLLFYAVPVAFLGTVVLKLPVYQVVALANIEEIIKFVFAFWRYKSRKWIHDLTNIVKH
- a CDS encoding DUF4274 domain-containing protein; its protein translation is MSNEELKELFKFILHSESCEDITGKISGIRDTYVLHTLAYNMNYHKIYYYKSGNFCIENAVINNPDCDLGTAMLLFYFWNGFDYLLESNIRYNKIVSLINRVTVSKETQFLKKVYEKILNRGFKTGIAYKPKIGKIELSIFEKRNFVPPKVFLEETPGIEYEALKIWYK
- a CDS encoding winged helix-turn-helix transcriptional regulator, translated to MDIIYTCPLELTQKVISKKWTAILLWRLRMGKQRVKDFKNDIKGCNEKMLIQHLNSLLKDGFIGKLEYDVYPKKTEYYLTEKGEALLPVLKLMQEYGREYLI
- a CDS encoding YbhB/YbcL family Raf kinase inhibitor-like protein, with the protein product MKKSVILICLIFSAVIFGKGNFILKSEGIVNNIIEEKYGGKGADTIKGVGSRSLPLEWSNPPKGTKSFVIIMEDHDAIPVTGFTWIHWSVADIEPEKRKLNENESRSNPALIQGLNSWNSSIGGFTSEEASFYGGPMPPDKDHKYRFTIYALDKKLDLKNGYYLNELYEKMDGHVLDKSVLEGIYKK
- a CDS encoding DNA glycosylase AlkZ-like family protein, which translates into the protein MTKEKIIYLRLLKNGLLRPFDSVQSCIHNLIGIQSQHQQFGEISIFNRTKPALDPADLIDLYSSHKIVKTWGQRTTVHMYGIEDWENISDVFFGSIPVVNKCRNENPEEFDRLLALLDKEGQKKKILSKKDILEITEKNSGGFSFDTNGLMYSLILQSTLSRILFGLPEMPHTKSFVHYTNLNKKKWNFTSDRHAETLKNIMLRYFTYYSPATLADFCHWSGLKKSFVEGKFNEIKNSLEEFSFDNKKYYLPKNDEDLLALKNDNRFNDNKEALLLGKFDPLFVCYKHKDWIASPAQEKEVWRTSAIIEAVFLLGNRLSGTWRYETKGKNINFNFFMFEKVNASEKKKLIKKAENLALFQKKKINEVNFNSY
- a CDS encoding DUF1439 domain-containing protein codes for the protein MKKVLNFLFLALFLIFGYGLYLYIQPEVGIPNFLIQMSVNKKFPIEKSYAVGKIKLSHPKTTLIGDTLIIEAKYKNQAVGDSISGTMTFQTHVKYDSVDSKLYLDKFELVSVTKDGKDIDMQKHPIIRTALGASFKGLEKEPILDLNDFSFVEDIKISDGKFIVYK
- the rapZ gene encoding RNase adapter RapZ, producing MRELIIITGMSGAGKSVTLKFFEDREYFCIDNFPIQLFQYIGQIFLAKGKRDKIAVSIDIRDMEIISKFEEQLDILDDEKIKYSVIYLDAKNDILLNRYELSRRKHPLKVYDTLLSNIKKERHLIEKLKPKANIVIDTSTISTKELYEILEREYTRDISKLNINLTSFGFKYGIPLDLDLMFDLRFLPNPYYIEDLKNKTGNHIDVYNYVVESEESKKFYKMLFDMLVYLIPEYEEEGKAHLRIGIGCSGGQHRSVSYVNKLHKELSEEFDYKITYYHREVGEKEIV